From Plasmodium chabaudi chabaudi strain AS genome assembly, chromosome: 12, the proteins below share one genomic window:
- a CDS encoding fam-a protein (query 259-259;GPI_cleavage_site_score=0.22039998;~iprscan;InterPro:IPR006486 : Plasmodium yoelii subtelomeric PYST-A;TIGR_TIGRFAMS:TIGR01599; score=1.0E-38;query 71-251;description=Plasmodium yoelii subtelomeric PYST-A) codes for MNKAYIKVALALLGIAGYMQNAAFASETAENGCTKKSSFRHIVPSSIYEQYKDEAHDDIDEGLAAVCYAREASDLLVKLSKLGVHDYLAYSTENENKIYTKKIGNVDIGRLDFTIPSSSKYPTVFRQYWDFKYDKNTDEKIINGKVARVYCKNTALFEKHNPDPNYKPLTKVYTLGSRIYRREITVIVCPSRTLNYDGEVNKETNLKEVYENQKSIETDIDPEEALNKLGDNLSGFVIINGDDDQVHVTYINAIYDTGNSTEFAHNKRERDLAYKKILKLAQRIVSNE; via the exons atgaataaagcATATATTAAGGTTGCTTTAGCACTTTTAGGTATCGCAGGATATATGCAAAATGCAGCATTTGCAAGCGAAACTGCTGAAAATGGTTGTACGAAAAAATCCAGCTTCCGCCATATAGTACCATCATCAat ATATGAGCAATACAAAGACGAGGCACATGACGACATTGATGAAGGTTTAGCAGCAGTATGTTATGCACGCGAAGCTTCAGATCTTTTAGTAAAACTTTCTAAGCTTGGTGTACACGATTACTTGGCCTATTCTacagaaaatgaaaacaaaatatatactaagAAAATTGGAAATGTGGATATTGGAAGACTTGATTTTACTATTCCATCTTCCTCTAAG tACCCTACTGTATTTAGGCAATACTGGGATTTCAAATATGACAAAAATAcagatgaaaaaattattaatg GAAAAGTTGCTCGTGTATACTGCAAAAATACGGCCTTATTTGAAAAACATAACCCAGATCCTAATTATAAACCCCTCACAAAAGTATATACTTTAGGCTCAAGAATTTAT cGACGAGAAATAACTGTAATTGTATGTCCATCCAGAACTCTAAATTATGACGGTGAAGTCAATAAAGAAACTAATTTGAAAGAAGTTTACGAAAATCAAAAATCAATCGAAACTGATATTGATCCTGAGGAAGCATTAAACAAATTGGGTGATAATCTATCCGGATTTGTAATTATAAATGGCGATGATGATCAAGTTCATGTTACTTATATCAACGCT ATCTATGATACTGGCAATTCTACCGAGTTTGCCCACAATAAAAGAGAGAGAGATcttgcatataaaaaaatcctAAAGTTAGCACAACGCATTGTATCTAATGAATAA